One genomic segment of Ignavibacteriota bacterium includes these proteins:
- a CDS encoding DUF354 domain-containing protein, with product MNKKYSYNVNTDKVVWIDLDNSPHVPFFAPIISKLQEEGYTVRISARNYSQTVELAQLYGLDFTDVGKHHGKNKIIKVIGLIYRSLQLIPFALKKKPTIAISHGSRSQMIVAHFFKIPIVIFLDYEFVQTIPFVNPKMMFFPNIISKERLAKFKQNVKTYPGIKEDIYVPGFKPDESIKKYFKFSANTITVILRPPAHEAHYHNPESDVLFSEVIDLLINVGNVQTIILPRDDKQKESIKNHYAEHFGSSKLIIPEDVVDALNLMWYSDLVISGGGTMNREAAALGVPVYSIFRGKIGDVDKYLAQTGRLTLVENIDDVKSKIRLKKRVRPNKPENINSLALHSIVNDLESLIEEITGETKTVSINENNEQILSFPKKHKVQ from the coding sequence ATGAACAAAAAATACTCATATAACGTAAACACAGATAAAGTAGTTTGGATTGATTTGGATAATTCTCCGCATGTTCCATTTTTTGCTCCAATAATTTCTAAACTTCAAGAGGAAGGTTATACAGTTAGAATTTCTGCAAGGAATTACTCGCAAACTGTTGAGCTTGCACAACTGTATGGACTTGATTTTACTGATGTCGGTAAACATCATGGAAAAAATAAAATTATAAAAGTTATTGGATTAATTTACAGATCGCTTCAGTTAATTCCGTTTGCATTAAAGAAAAAACCTACAATTGCAATTTCGCATGGCTCAAGATCCCAAATGATTGTTGCACATTTTTTTAAAATTCCAATTGTGATTTTTTTGGATTATGAGTTTGTTCAAACTATTCCTTTTGTAAATCCCAAAATGATGTTTTTCCCAAATATTATTTCTAAAGAAAGACTTGCAAAATTTAAACAAAACGTAAAAACTTATCCCGGAATTAAAGAAGATATTTATGTGCCGGGTTTTAAACCAGATGAATCGATAAAAAAATATTTTAAATTTAGCGCAAATACAATTACAGTAATTTTACGTCCTCCAGCTCATGAAGCTCATTACCACAATCCGGAAAGTGACGTACTATTTAGTGAAGTAATTGATTTATTAATAAATGTTGGAAATGTTCAGACAATAATTTTACCGCGTGATGACAAGCAAAAAGAAAGCATAAAAAATCACTATGCAGAACATTTCGGCTCTTCAAAATTAATTATCCCGGAAGATGTTGTAGATGCATTAAACCTAATGTGGTATTCAGATTTAGTAATTAGCGGCGGCGGAACGATGAATCGAGAAGCTGCAGCATTGGGTGTTCCCGTATATAGCATTTTCAGAGGTAAAATTGGTGATGTGGATAAATATCTTGCACAAACCGGAAGACTTACTTTAGTTGAAAATATTGATGATGTAAAATCAAAAATAAGATTGAAAAAAAGAGTTAGACCAAATAAACCAGAAAATATTAATTCTCTTGCGTTACATTCAATTGTAAATGATCTTGAATCTCTCATTGAAGAAATTACTGGTGAGACTAAAACTGTTTCAATAAATGAGAATAATGAACAAATATTATCATTTCCCAAAAAACACAAAGTACAATAG
- a CDS encoding oligosaccharide flippase family protein, which yields MKTKSFSKNTLYYATGIIAIRFTTFLLIPLYTEYLSKADYGLLATLLFTTEIIITINDVGMRSAFMRFFPEFQSKNKLSELIGSTVLINILVGILLVGIALLIPESYLSTLFQVEVLENVIILTILVGIFRTLSLNILSYFRAKNQGNYYMLISIISSIILIITTWIALKFLNWGIIGVLYSQIFSFGLAWLFVLIWISLKDGIKIDSKTSSMLFKFGYPLILATSGTMLVNTSGNYFLGAFRSLEEVAVLAVAYKVATIGIMVLIAPFQLAYEPYVFNNKNNPDLKNIISKIISYITIAYLAVSILILFVFKYLMNLIGNGGYSDAYILVFLMLPALGFTAINYIGQSQIHLNNKTKTTGFISFIVTILSIAISYFGTKAYGTYGTILGINLYLVLSGLALFYYGNKEFPVAVEYKRTIIIFCLGIILFAVFYILSFYSNLIFYAISVVVILISSFGLYFSNFFFVEEKKQINNVINKFLKFAKLS from the coding sequence ATGAAAACAAAATCATTCAGTAAAAATACTCTTTATTATGCAACTGGAATTATTGCAATTAGGTTTACTACATTTTTGCTGATTCCTTTATACACTGAATATTTGTCAAAAGCGGATTATGGTTTATTGGCTACTTTACTTTTTACTACTGAAATTATAATTACAATTAATGATGTTGGAATGCGATCTGCATTTATGAGATTTTTTCCCGAGTTTCAAAGTAAAAATAAATTAAGTGAATTAATTGGTAGTACAGTTTTAATTAATATTTTAGTTGGAATTTTATTAGTCGGAATTGCTTTGCTGATTCCGGAATCCTATTTATCAACATTGTTTCAAGTTGAAGTTTTAGAAAATGTAATTATTCTAACAATTTTAGTAGGAATATTTAGAACATTAAGTTTAAATATTTTATCATATTTTCGTGCGAAGAATCAAGGCAATTATTATATGCTGATCAGCATAATTTCTTCGATAATTTTAATTATCACAACATGGATTGCATTAAAATTTTTAAATTGGGGAATTATCGGAGTTCTGTATTCACAAATATTTTCGTTTGGCTTAGCTTGGCTATTTGTCCTAATTTGGATTTCTCTAAAAGACGGAATTAAAATTGATTCCAAAACATCTTCAATGTTATTCAAATTCGGATATCCATTAATATTAGCAACTTCCGGAACAATGTTAGTAAATACTTCGGGAAATTATTTTTTAGGCGCTTTCAGAAGTTTAGAAGAAGTTGCCGTTCTTGCTGTAGCCTACAAAGTTGCAACAATTGGAATTATGGTTTTGATTGCCCCATTTCAATTGGCATATGAACCTTATGTTTTCAACAATAAAAATAATCCCGATTTGAAAAACATAATTTCAAAAATTATTTCTTACATAACAATCGCATATCTTGCGGTCAGCATTTTGATATTATTTGTTTTTAAATATTTGATGAATCTCATCGGTAACGGCGGATATTCGGATGCTTACATTTTAGTTTTCTTAATGCTTCCGGCATTAGGTTTTACAGCAATAAATTATATTGGTCAATCGCAAATACATTTAAATAACAAAACAAAAACAACAGGTTTCATTTCATTTATTGTAACGATTTTAAGTATTGCAATTTCCTATTTTGGAACAAAAGCATATGGAACTTACGGAACAATTTTAGGAATAAACTTATATTTAGTTCTTTCCGGATTAGCTTTATTTTATTACGGAAATAAAGAATTCCCAGTTGCAGTTGAGTATAAAAGAACAATAATAATTTTTTGTTTGGGAATAATTTTATTTGCTGTTTTTTACATTTTAAGTTTTTATTCAAATTTAATTTTCTATGCAATTTCTGTTGTAGTAATTTTAATTTCATCATTTGGATTATATTTTAGTAATTTTTTCTTTGTTGAAGAAAAGAAGCAAATTAATAATGTGATTAATAAATTTTTAAAATTTGCAAAGTTGAGTTAA
- a CDS encoding O-antigen ligase family protein — protein sequence MGNDLYIFFIIGIAVILGIGLLFLWFKKFETAVFFFALSPLISAIFFDNLPEENVAMDEVTIGIGGTLRAATLVLLGIVGITKFLLSIPRSKLKIPIHFLLLGTFIALSFGSAFYSLDQKFTFIRAGLLFAVFCFLLGFHIWLQEGENLKKGLNSLFVLVSVIIFATLIGIVIIPSRVWWWKLPRLVGLWEHPNTYGSFSMLSYPILIWKFYSIKSNKKYFIIVIILINLGLHILTGSRTTLLASSVGVLIWLLLEKNWVKLFSLSIIIGIFLILLLNFSPSSFKRNETSEITDLSSREDIWNSAEIFIKEKPILGYGFGVEGKIFQDELKVDLEGSFIERSVRQSLHNGYLSILVGGGILGLLLWLIVLLFPSIFTITAAFSPEKAYAFYTFITIFITNFVESALTGYSLPSDIFFWLAWTILGSVWVKSSK from the coding sequence TTGGGTAATGATTTATACATATTTTTTATAATAGGAATTGCAGTAATTTTAGGAATTGGTTTACTATTTTTATGGTTTAAAAAATTTGAAACAGCCGTTTTCTTCTTTGCACTATCGCCATTAATCTCAGCAATTTTCTTTGATAATTTGCCTGAAGAAAATGTTGCAATGGATGAAGTTACAATTGGAATTGGCGGAACTTTGCGTGCGGCAACCCTTGTTTTATTGGGGATTGTTGGAATAACAAAATTTCTTTTATCAATTCCGAGAAGCAAATTAAAAATTCCAATCCATTTTTTATTACTTGGAACATTTATAGCATTATCATTCGGATCCGCGTTTTATTCTTTAGATCAAAAATTTACTTTTATTAGAGCCGGATTACTTTTTGCGGTTTTCTGTTTTCTTTTAGGATTTCATATTTGGCTGCAAGAAGGTGAAAATCTCAAAAAAGGATTAAACTCATTATTTGTATTAGTTTCAGTTATAATTTTCGCAACTTTAATCGGAATAGTAATTATTCCATCAAGAGTTTGGTGGTGGAAATTGCCAAGATTAGTTGGTTTATGGGAACATCCGAATACATATGGATCGTTCAGTATGTTATCTTATCCTATTTTAATTTGGAAATTTTATTCGATAAAATCCAATAAGAAATATTTTATTATTGTTATTATTTTAATTAATTTAGGATTACATATTTTAACTGGATCGAGAACAACTTTGTTGGCTTCTTCAGTCGGAGTTTTGATTTGGCTACTATTAGAAAAAAACTGGGTGAAATTATTTTCCTTATCCATAATAATTGGAATATTTTTAATACTGCTTCTTAATTTTTCTCCATCAAGTTTTAAGAGAAATGAAACTTCCGAGATAACAGATTTAAGTTCTCGAGAAGACATTTGGAATAGTGCTGAAATTTTCATTAAAGAAAAACCAATTCTTGGTTATGGTTTTGGTGTTGAAGGAAAAATTTTTCAAGATGAATTAAAAGTTGATCTTGAAGGAAGTTTTATTGAAAGAAGCGTTAGGCAATCTTTACACAATGGTTATTTATCAATCCTAGTTGGCGGTGGAATTCTGGGATTATTATTGTGGTTAATAGTTTTATTATTTCCCTCCATATTTACAATTACTGCCGCATTTTCACCTGAAAAAGCGTACGCATTTTATACCTTTATAACAATATTTATAACAAATTTTGTTGAATCGGCTTTAACAGGTTATAGTTTACCAAGCGATATATTTTTCTGGCTTGCGTGGACGATTTTGGGATCAGTTTGGGTTAAAAGTTCAAAATAA
- a CDS encoding glycosyltransferase family 2 protein, with amino-acid sequence MKKYILITAAKNEQDYIGETIKSVISQTVKPSLWCIVSDGSTDKTDEIIKKFAETNNFIKYIRNDNTDDRNFASKVYAINIALNFIKENKFEYHFIGNLDADTVFEPNYYEQIIKEFEKDENLGLAGGIFFENYKGKKIKVVLASNSVRGAVQFFRNDCFEEIGGFVALKNGGEDIITEVTARMKGWKVRSFDYLHVQNLRLSGTGRWGIAETKFREGMLAHSIGYHPLFQILKSFYRLKERPFIVSGVLHLLGYLWALFGNNKVKVSDEFKTYLRKEQIQRLKETFIP; translated from the coding sequence ATGAAAAAGTATATACTTATTACTGCTGCAAAAAATGAACAAGATTATATTGGTGAAACAATTAAATCAGTTATTTCACAAACTGTAAAACCGAGTTTATGGTGTATTGTTAGCGATGGCTCAACAGACAAAACTGATGAAATTATTAAGAAATTTGCTGAGACAAATAATTTTATAAAATATATTAGAAATGATAACACGGATGACAGAAATTTTGCTTCGAAAGTTTATGCAATAAATATTGCACTGAATTTTATTAAAGAAAATAAATTTGAATACCACTTCATTGGAAATTTAGATGCCGATACAGTCTTTGAACCAAATTATTATGAACAAATAATTAAGGAATTTGAAAAAGATGAAAATTTAGGTCTAGCCGGAGGAATCTTTTTTGAGAATTATAAAGGAAAAAAAATTAAAGTTGTTTTGGCAAGTAATAGCGTTAGAGGCGCAGTTCAATTTTTTAGAAATGATTGTTTTGAAGAAATTGGCGGTTTTGTTGCACTTAAAAACGGCGGTGAAGATATTATTACAGAAGTAACAGCAAGAATGAAAGGCTGGAAAGTTAGATCATTTGATTATTTGCATGTTCAAAATTTACGTCTTTCCGGAACCGGTCGCTGGGGAATTGCGGAGACAAAATTTAGAGAAGGAATGTTAGCTCACTCAATTGGTTATCATCCGTTATTTCAAATTTTAAAATCATTTTATCGATTAAAAGAAAGACCGTTTATAGTTAGCGGTGTTCTGCATTTGTTAGGTTATTTATGGGCTCTCTTTGGTAATAATAAAGTAAAAGTAAGTGATGAATTTAAAACATATTTAAGAAAAGAGCAGATTCAAAGATTAAAAGAAACATTCATTCCTTAA
- a CDS encoding T9SS type A sorting domain-containing protein encodes MQIGHAHFYEIDSLNLYFSKVDSILAWATENNVPVKTYSEWAEILYDQTPDPYINIFPSLNTDLDKNISALDINGVPDGYSPRFWSGHGQWERDTIIAGIGKYVYSISTNSRICRVENLAGIEKGKNDFKIQTKGAAGDSVEVYFSFGEYTSNVDAVYKFPADTKDWVEYTLENSTNGNKELIIPENVNFISVDIKCSDYISGKVKVSGLFLAKSTTTDIEEQIEEIPNNFVLNQNYPNPFNPETKISYSLPKNSRVAVKVYNILGSEIATLVNEKQNSGNYEITFNATNLASGVYFYSLNTDNFSLTKKMILLR; translated from the coding sequence ATGCAAATTGGGCACGCTCATTTTTACGAAATTGATTCACTTAACCTATATTTTTCTAAAGTTGACAGCATTTTGGCTTGGGCTACTGAAAATAATGTTCCCGTTAAAACTTATTCTGAATGGGCAGAAATATTGTATGATCAAACACCTGATCCGTATATAAATATTTTTCCTTCATTAAATACAGATTTAGACAAAAATATTTCTGCATTGGATATAAATGGAGTTCCGGATGGTTATTCACCAAGATTTTGGTCAGGACATGGACAATGGGAAAGAGATACAATTATTGCCGGAATAGGAAAGTACGTATATTCAATTTCAACAAATTCAAGAATTTGCAGAGTTGAAAATTTAGCCGGAATAGAAAAAGGTAAAAATGATTTTAAAATTCAAACCAAAGGAGCTGCTGGTGATTCGGTAGAAGTATATTTTTCTTTTGGAGAATACACAAGTAATGTTGATGCTGTTTATAAATTTCCTGCAGATACAAAAGATTGGGTTGAATATACTTTAGAAAATTCTACCAACGGAAATAAAGAATTAATAATTCCGGAAAATGTAAATTTTATTTCTGTTGATATAAAATGTTCTGATTATATTTCCGGAAAAGTAAAAGTTAGCGGATTATTTTTAGCAAAAAGTACAACAACAGATATTGAAGAACAAATTGAAGAAATTCCTAATAATTTTGTATTAAACCAAAATTATCCAAATCCGTTTAATCCCGAAACAAAAATTTCCTATAGTTTACCGAAAAATTCACGAGTAGCGGTAAAAGTCTATAATATTTTAGGAAGTGAAATCGCAACATTAGTAAACGAAAAGCAAAATTCCGGAAATTATGAAATAACATTTAACGCAACAAATTTGGCAAGCGGAGTTTATTTCTATTCATTGAATACTGATAATTTTTCTCTTACTAAAAAAATGATTCTTCTTAGATAA
- the wecB gene encoding UDP-N-acetylglucosamine 2-epimerase (non-hydrolyzing) — protein sequence MKKIISVVGARPNFMKIAPIHRAFQKYKDSIQHLICHTGQHYDEKMSKVFFEDLELPKPDFYLGVGSGSHAEQTANVMIKFEKILLEEKPDMILVVGDVNSTIACSLTASKLHIKIVHVEAGLRSGDREMPEEINRVLTDAISDLLFVTEKSGMENLKKEGVSEEKVFFTGNVMIDSLAYFKPKVVNSDFLKSFDLEPQKYILVTLHRPSNVDDKNQLIKLIDVLNTLAEKRKVLFPIHPRTQKNLTDFGLIEKISKNLLLTDPIGYLDFLTLTSNAELIVTDSGGIQEESTYLGIQCITLRTSTERPITVEVGTNQLLGNDLEKAKKVALEILDGKLKKGNIPDLWDGKAAERITAIISEKLNF from the coding sequence ATGAAGAAAATTATTTCTGTTGTTGGTGCTCGACCTAATTTTATGAAAATTGCTCCAATTCACAGAGCATTTCAAAAATATAAAGATTCAATTCAACATTTAATTTGTCATACCGGTCAGCATTATGATGAAAAAATGTCGAAAGTATTTTTTGAAGATTTGGAATTACCAAAACCGGATTTTTATTTAGGAGTTGGAAGCGGAAGTCATGCAGAGCAAACTGCAAATGTGATGATAAAATTTGAGAAAATTCTGCTTGAAGAAAAACCCGATATGATTTTGGTTGTTGGTGATGTAAATTCCACAATTGCATGCAGTTTAACGGCATCAAAACTTCATATTAAAATTGTACACGTTGAAGCGGGATTGAGAAGCGGCGATAGAGAAATGCCCGAAGAAATAAACAGAGTTTTAACCGATGCAATTTCCGATCTGCTTTTTGTAACCGAAAAAAGTGGAATGGAAAATCTAAAAAAAGAAGGTGTTTCCGAAGAAAAAGTATTTTTCACTGGAAATGTAATGATAGATAGTTTGGCATATTTTAAACCTAAAGTTGTAAATTCTGATTTTCTAAAAAGTTTTGATCTTGAACCACAAAAATATATTTTAGTAACTTTGCACAGACCAAGCAATGTTGATGATAAAAATCAGTTAATAAAATTAATTGATGTTCTAAATACACTTGCAGAAAAGAGAAAAGTTTTATTTCCAATACATCCTCGTACTCAAAAAAATCTTACAGACTTTGGATTAATTGAAAAAATCAGTAAAAATCTTCTTTTAACAGATCCAATAGGATATTTAGATTTTCTAACTTTAACGAGCAACGCAGAACTAATTGTAACGGATTCCGGCGGAATACAAGAAGAATCTACATATTTAGGAATTCAATGCATAACTTTAAGAACTTCTACAGAAAGACCAATTACCGTTGAAGTTGGAACAAATCAACTTTTAGGAAATGATTTAGAAAAAGCTAAAAAAGTTGCGTTAGAAATTCTTGATGGGAAACTTAAAAAAGGAAATATTCCAGATTTGTGGGATGGAAAGGCAGCAGAAAGAATTACAGCAATTATCTCAGAAAAATTAAATTTTTAG
- a CDS encoding nucleotide sugar dehydrogenase, translating into MDFLKKIKLKTAKVGIIGLGYVGLPLGLEFALKGFNVIGFDVDERKIPLLKKGKSYIKHISEKRIKAAVDSEKFEATSDFNRLPEVDAIIICVPTPLNEHREPDMSYVVNTAETISKYLRKGQLVTLESTTYPGTTEEILQPLFENSPMIQKIGTKKLVVGKDFYLAFSPEREDPNNPDFNTSTIPKVIGGVTPKCVKIATELYNNVIVKTVPVSSPKVAEATKLVENIYRSVNIALVNELKMVFDRMGIDIWEVISAASTKPFGFNAFYPGPGLGGHCIPIDPFYLTWKARAYEVNTRFIELAGEINTFMPYYVVENAAKFMNDEKKALNGANVLILGAAYKKDIDDMRESPSLRLIELFERKGCKVDFNDPYVPKLFKMRKYNYTMQSVPLTADVLKKYDLVVLSTDHSDYDYKFIAENSKLILDTRNAFEKHGVKANHIKKS; encoded by the coding sequence ATGGATTTCTTAAAAAAAATTAAATTAAAAACTGCAAAAGTAGGAATTATTGGACTTGGTTACGTCGGACTTCCTTTGGGATTAGAATTTGCACTAAAAGGATTTAATGTAATAGGATTTGATGTTGATGAAAGAAAAATTCCTTTACTAAAAAAAGGTAAAAGTTATATTAAACACATTTCCGAAAAAAGAATAAAAGCTGCGGTTGATTCCGAGAAATTTGAAGCAACTTCGGATTTTAACAGATTGCCGGAAGTTGATGCAATTATTATTTGTGTTCCAACGCCTTTAAATGAGCATAGAGAACCGGATATGTCATATGTAGTAAATACTGCAGAAACAATTTCAAAGTATTTAAGAAAAGGGCAATTAGTAACACTTGAATCAACAACATATCCCGGAACAACTGAAGAAATTCTTCAACCATTATTTGAAAATTCTCCGATGATTCAAAAAATCGGAACAAAAAAATTAGTCGTTGGAAAAGATTTTTATTTAGCATTTTCACCCGAAAGAGAAGATCCAAATAACCCAGATTTTAATACTTCTACAATTCCAAAAGTTATAGGGGGAGTAACTCCAAAATGCGTTAAAATTGCGACTGAACTTTATAATAATGTAATCGTAAAAACAGTTCCGGTTTCATCACCAAAAGTTGCCGAAGCTACTAAATTAGTTGAAAATATTTATCGTTCGGTAAATATCGCGCTTGTAAATGAATTAAAAATGGTTTTTGATAGAATGGGAATTGATATTTGGGAAGTAATTTCCGCTGCATCAACAAAACCATTTGGATTTAATGCATTTTATCCGGGTCCGGGTTTAGGCGGACATTGCATTCCGATTGATCCGTTTTATTTAACTTGGAAAGCGCGTGCTTATGAAGTTAATACAAGATTTATTGAGCTTGCCGGTGAAATAAATACATTTATGCCGTATTATGTTGTAGAAAATGCCGCAAAATTTATGAATGATGAAAAGAAAGCATTAAACGGTGCAAATGTTTTAATTCTTGGTGCAGCTTATAAAAAAGATATTGATGATATGCGCGAATCGCCATCATTAAGATTAATTGAACTTTTTGAAAGAAAAGGCTGCAAAGTAGATTTTAATGATCCGTATGTTCCCAAATTATTTAAGATGAGAAAATATAATTATACAATGCAATCTGTTCCGTTGACTGCGGATGTTCTTAAAAAGTATGATTTAGTTGTACTAAGTACAGATCATTCAGATTATGATTATAAATTCATTGCGGAAAATTCTAAGTTAATTTTAGATACAAGAAATGCGTTCGAAAAACATGGAGTTAAAGCAAATCATATTAAAAAATCATAA
- the glgP gene encoding alpha-glucan family phosphorylase yields the protein MVNFIGNFSVIPSLPEKLEPLREIAYNLHWTWNHDAQELFWRLDRDLWESTNHNPVMMLGKVSQHKLNEIAEDDGFVSHMNRVYLQLNIYLEDSTWYQKKYGDAETPFIAYFSAEFGLTECLQIYSGGLGVLAGDHLKSASDLGIPLVGIGLCYKEGYFQQYLAADGWQQEQYQLSDFLNLPMTLVINEDNSPVKISLDFPGRQVFFQIWKIQVGRIPLYLMDTNVAENNDEDKKITRALYGGNKETRIQQEIILGIGGIRALQELNIKPLVCHMNEGHSAFLALERIRLLIQKGLTFDQARDIGNFSNIFTTHTPVPAGIDVFGNDMVETYFGKYYREELKISDKQFYQLGTIIQNKPPANFNMAHLAMNMAGMVNGVSKLHGVVSKKMWTNGFPDIPFDEIPIEHITNGIHTRSHLSSEMSELLTRYLGEDFDSGNGENDSWKAVDEIPDEELWNTHERRRERLVSFARKRLRKQLISRGASNIEIDAAKEVLNPSALTIGFARRFATYKRATLILRDIERLSDLLTNPDRPVQFIIAGKAHPQDEEGKKLIQELVSVSKDPLFRKRIVFLENYDMNIARYMVEGCDVWLNNPRRPLEASGTSGMKIIANGGLNFSILDGWWDEAYQRELGWKIGNGEEYPNTDYQDEIESRIMYETLEKEIVTTFYDRGEDKLPRKWIHMMKESMKNLGPVFNTNRMVSEYSDKYYVKALNRRKFILENEWEEGKKFSKWKSGLLKNWKSIKFISVSEENPKTEMKVDSAYKISCEVDLGKLSPNDVDVQIYYGKIDNINDANSNHFVVMNYIKTNEEHGIHTFSGEIRCGNTGHFGYTLRVLPKHSLLNNPFELNLIHWA from the coding sequence ATGGTAAATTTTATTGGAAATTTTAGTGTAATTCCATCTCTGCCAGAAAAATTAGAACCACTTAGAGAAATTGCCTATAATTTACATTGGACGTGGAACCACGACGCACAAGAACTTTTTTGGAGATTAGATAGAGATTTATGGGAAAGTACAAACCATAATCCCGTTATGATGCTTGGAAAAGTTAGTCAACATAAATTGAATGAAATTGCTGAAGATGACGGATTTGTTTCGCACATGAACAGAGTTTATTTACAATTAAATATTTATTTGGAAGATTCTACTTGGTATCAAAAAAAATATGGCGATGCTGAAACTCCGTTTATTGCATACTTTTCTGCGGAGTTTGGATTAACCGAATGTTTACAAATTTATTCCGGCGGGTTAGGAGTTTTAGCTGGTGATCATTTAAAATCTGCAAGCGATTTAGGAATTCCTTTAGTTGGAATTGGATTATGTTACAAAGAAGGATATTTTCAACAATATTTAGCCGCAGATGGCTGGCAGCAAGAACAATATCAGCTTTCTGATTTTCTAAATTTGCCAATGACTTTAGTTATAAATGAGGATAATTCTCCGGTTAAGATTTCGTTAGATTTTCCCGGAAGACAAGTTTTTTTCCAAATTTGGAAAATACAAGTAGGCAGAATTCCTCTTTATCTGATGGATACAAATGTTGCAGAAAATAACGATGAAGATAAAAAAATTACACGTGCACTCTACGGCGGAAATAAGGAAACGAGAATTCAACAGGAAATTATTTTAGGAATTGGTGGAATTAGAGCTTTGCAAGAATTGAATATTAAACCTTTAGTTTGTCACATGAACGAAGGTCATTCTGCATTTTTAGCACTCGAAAGAATTCGTCTTTTAATTCAAAAAGGCTTAACATTTGATCAAGCAAGAGATATTGGAAATTTCTCGAATATTTTCACAACTCACACGCCGGTTCCCGCCGGAATTGATGTTTTTGGAAATGATATGGTTGAAACATATTTTGGAAAATATTACAGAGAAGAATTAAAAATCTCCGATAAGCAATTTTATCAATTGGGAACAATTATTCAAAATAAACCTCCAGCAAATTTTAACATGGCACATTTAGCTATGAATATGGCGGGAATGGTCAATGGAGTCAGCAAACTTCATGGAGTAGTTTCAAAGAAAATGTGGACAAATGGATTCCCGGATATTCCGTTTGATGAAATTCCGATTGAACATATTACAAACGGAATTCACACACGCTCACATTTATCGTCAGAAATGTCTGAACTTTTAACAAGATATTTGGGTGAAGATTTTGATTCCGGAAACGGTGAAAATGATTCATGGAAGGCTGTTGATGAAATTCCAGATGAAGAATTATGGAATACGCATGAAAGAAGACGCGAAAGATTAGTTTCGTTTGCCCGTAAAAGATTAAGAAAACAACTTATTTCGAGAGGCGCTTCAAATATAGAAATTGATGCGGCAAAAGAGGTTCTTAATCCATCTGCGTTAACAATTGGTTTTGCAAGAAGATTTGCAACATATAAACGTGCTACTTTAATTTTACGAGATATTGAGAGACTTTCGGATCTTTTGACAAATCCAGACAGACCAGTGCAATTTATTATTGCGGGAAAAGCACATCCGCAAGATGAAGAAGGTAAAAAATTAATTCAAGAATTAGTTTCAGTTTCTAAAGATCCGCTTTTTAGAAAACGAATTGTATTTTTGGAAAATTATGATATGAACATTGCGCGTTATATGGTTGAAGGCTGCGATGTTTGGTTAAATAATCCAAGAAGACCTTTGGAAGCCAGCGGAACTTCAGGAATGAAAATTATTGCAAACGGCGGACTAAATTTCAGCATTTTAGATGGATGGTGGGATGAAGCTTATCAAAGAGAATTAGGTTGGAAAATCGGTAACGGTGAAGAATATCCCAACACAGATTATCAAGATGAAATTGAATCAAGAATAATGTATGAAACTTTAGAAAAAGAAATTGTTACAACTTTTTACGATAGAGGAGAAGATAAACTTCCGAGAAAATGGATTCATATGATGAAAGAATCAATGAAAAATCTCGGTCCCGTTTTTAACACCAATAGAATGGTATCTGAATATTCTGATAAATATTACGTGAAAGCTTTAAACAGACGTAAATTCATTTTAGAAAATGAATGGGAAGAAGGTAAGAAATTTTCTAAATGGAAATCCGGATTATTAAAAAACTGGAAAAGTATTAAATTTATTAGCGTTTCTGAGGAAAATCCCAAAACTGAAATGAAAGTTGATTCGGCATATAAAATTAGCTGCGAAGTTGATTTGGGAAAACTTTCGCCAAATGATGTTGACGTTCAAATTTATTATGGAAAGATCGATAATATAAATGATGCAAACTCTAATCATTTTGTTGTAATGAATTACATCAAAACCAATGAAGAACATGGAATTCATACATTTTCTGGAGAAATAAGATGCGGAAATACCGGTCATTTTGGTTATACTTTAAGAGTTTTACCAAAACATAGTTTACTAAATAATCCATTTGAATTGAATTTAATTCACTGGGCATAG